A part of Streptomyces sp. DSM 40750 genomic DNA contains:
- a CDS encoding DUF2637 domain-containing protein: protein MVKRLRVDAVIVQAVIAGALSFSHLHDLASAAGQGGWKAWAYPVSVDLLLVAAWRRMRQAQGAGQGAGGPRLWFLVALAASLGANVATAGLLDLDHVPAWLRVVVAGWPAVAFFGGTLLAHTPHNPQEPPLAPAPSTTGPHDEPHSAPTAVDAPDRNALPAPSTVPVPDPAPEPTTSEPATTAEPVTDLTPEPTPTPVPAVALPPALVDRVRALAAEHHSATGHPADPDAVRARLGLPPSMTASVAAHL, encoded by the coding sequence ATGGTCAAGCGCCTGCGGGTCGACGCCGTGATTGTCCAGGCCGTCATCGCGGGTGCACTGTCCTTCTCCCACCTGCACGACCTCGCCTCTGCGGCCGGACAGGGCGGCTGGAAGGCGTGGGCCTACCCCGTCAGTGTCGACCTGCTGCTGGTCGCCGCCTGGCGTCGGATGCGGCAGGCGCAGGGAGCGGGACAGGGGGCCGGGGGGCCGCGTCTGTGGTTCCTGGTGGCCCTGGCCGCCTCCCTCGGCGCCAACGTCGCCACCGCCGGGCTCCTCGACCTGGACCACGTCCCCGCCTGGCTCCGCGTCGTGGTCGCGGGCTGGCCGGCCGTCGCCTTCTTCGGAGGCACGCTCCTCGCTCACACGCCCCACAACCCCCAGGAACCGCCACTGGCCCCGGCCCCGTCGACGACCGGCCCGCACGACGAACCGCACTCCGCCCCGACCGCCGTCGACGCGCCAGACCGAAACGCGCTCCCCGCACCGTCCACAGTCCCGGTCCCCGACCCCGCCCCTGAGCCCACCACCAGCGAACCGGCCACCACCGCCGAACCGGTGACCGACCTCACCCCCGAGCCGACCCCGACGCCCGTACCCGCCGTCGCGCTCCCGCCCGCCCTCGTCGATCGCGTCCGGGCCCTGGCCGCCGAACACCACTCGGCCACCGGCCACCCTGCCGACCCCGATGCCGTACGCGCCCGGCTCGGCCTGCCTCCGTCCATGACCGCGTCCGTCGCCGCCCACCTCTGA
- a CDS encoding mobile element transfer protein encodes MHRRFRNVRRIGPVNVASYVERGKHRHLAACTAPRCDFSAEYDSRAAAELAARTHRCSA; translated from the coding sequence ATGCACCGCCGCTTCCGCAACGTCCGCCGTATCGGCCCCGTGAACGTCGCCTCCTACGTCGAACGCGGCAAGCACCGCCACCTGGCCGCCTGCACCGCGCCCCGCTGCGACTTCTCCGCCGAGTACGACTCCCGCGCCGCCGCCGAACTCGCCGCCCGCACCCACCGCTGCTCGGCCTGA
- a CDS encoding replication initiator: MRPPAPLGAIRHLASLARYGDLGAYARQIQRLGGCERPVRMEGHRLDVHAATGEIVREIADTDLPAGQLLIRCNNRRATRCAACAEVYRKDTFHLVTAGLSGGKGIGPAVAQHPRVFATFTAPSFGPVHNRPTGGRCRCGRAHPEDDPALGTPLDPDRYDYRAAVLWNAHAGALWARFTTYLRQQLASRAGLTRSELRHRLKVSYAKVAEYQRRGAVHFHAVIRLDGPEGAEDTPPPWATTELLTDAIRTAARLAETPGPVLDGRPHTFRFGKQLDIRPIRSADFAGTSELSSRAVAAYIAKYATKGAETAGTLDRPIRNPITDLIGSGVTDHARQLILTCWHLGARPELEALRLRKWAHMLGFRGHFSTKSRAYSVTLGALRQERADHNEALTRARAAEAGHPLPDPDTVLVLSHWRFAGTGLTAAETWFAASRQPDETPETEGDPTHG; this comes from the coding sequence ATGCGTCCCCCGGCTCCCCTCGGAGCCATCCGCCACCTAGCAAGCCTCGCCCGATACGGCGACCTTGGCGCCTACGCCCGGCAGATCCAGCGCCTCGGCGGCTGCGAGCGGCCCGTACGGATGGAGGGCCACCGGCTCGACGTCCATGCGGCCACGGGTGAGATCGTCCGGGAGATCGCCGACACCGACCTTCCGGCCGGACAGCTCCTCATCCGCTGCAACAACCGCCGGGCCACCCGGTGCGCCGCCTGCGCCGAGGTGTACCGCAAGGACACGTTCCACCTCGTCACGGCCGGACTCAGCGGCGGCAAGGGCATCGGCCCGGCCGTCGCCCAACACCCCCGCGTCTTCGCCACCTTCACCGCCCCCTCCTTCGGCCCTGTCCACAACCGCCCCACCGGCGGCCGGTGCCGCTGCGGCCGGGCTCACCCCGAGGACGACCCCGCCCTGGGCACCCCCCTCGACCCTGACCGGTACGACTACCGCGCCGCCGTCCTGTGGAACGCGCACGCAGGTGCCCTCTGGGCCCGCTTCACCACCTACCTGCGCCAGCAACTCGCCTCCCGCGCGGGCCTCACCCGCTCGGAACTCCGCCACAGGCTCAAGGTCTCGTACGCCAAGGTCGCCGAGTACCAGCGGCGCGGCGCCGTCCACTTCCACGCCGTGATCCGCCTCGACGGCCCGGAAGGCGCCGAGGACACCCCACCGCCCTGGGCCACGACAGAACTCCTCACCGATGCCATCCGCACGGCGGCCCGCCTCGCCGAAACTCCCGGCCCGGTCCTCGACGGACGCCCCCACACCTTCCGCTTCGGCAAACAGCTCGACATCCGCCCCATCCGCTCGGCCGACTTCGCGGGCACCTCGGAGCTATCGAGCCGCGCCGTCGCCGCGTACATCGCGAAGTACGCCACCAAGGGCGCCGAGACGGCCGGCACCCTCGACCGCCCCATCCGCAACCCGATCACCGACCTGATCGGCTCCGGCGTCACCGACCACGCCCGACAGCTGATCCTCACCTGCTGGCACCTCGGCGCCCGCCCGGAACTCGAAGCCCTCCGCCTGCGCAAGTGGGCCCACATGCTCGGCTTCCGCGGCCACTTCTCCACCAAGTCCCGCGCCTACTCCGTCACCCTCGGCGCCCTCCGCCAGGAACGCGCCGACCACAACGAAGCCCTCACCCGCGCCCGCGCCGCCGAAGCGGGCCACCCGCTGCCCGACCCGGACACCGTCCTGGTCCTCTCCCACTGGCGATTCGCCGGGACCGGTCTGACCGCCGCAGAGACCTGGTTCGCCGCCTCACGCCAACCCGACGAAACCCCCGAGACGGAAGGTGATCCGACCCATGGCTGA
- a CDS encoding SpdD-like protein, protein MLRPKIPTMPQPTGLVAPPVLAEPTGAVTPAAPTPQPVPATPAPSRLAVQLTPGTALALVGGGTAVVLVVGAVLVSMLLAVAVTAASVAVCAVVIRSLLTHR, encoded by the coding sequence ATGCTCCGGCCGAAAATCCCGACCATGCCTCAGCCGACCGGCCTGGTTGCCCCGCCCGTCCTCGCCGAGCCGACCGGCGCCGTCACCCCGGCTGCCCCGACTCCGCAACCGGTCCCGGCTACTCCTGCGCCGTCCCGGCTGGCCGTCCAGCTCACCCCCGGCACCGCGCTCGCGCTCGTCGGCGGCGGTACCGCCGTGGTCCTGGTCGTCGGCGCCGTCCTTGTCTCCATGCTCCTCGCCGTCGCCGTCACGGCCGCCTCGGTCGCAGTGTGCGCCGTCGTCATCCGCTCCCTCCTGACCCACCGCTGA